One window of the Eucalyptus grandis isolate ANBG69807.140 chromosome 6, ASM1654582v1, whole genome shotgun sequence genome contains the following:
- the LOC104450012 gene encoding transcription factor MYB1 — MGRSPCCAKEGMNRGAWTAMEDKILTDYIKANGDGKWRNLPKKAGLRRCGKSCRLRWLNYLRPDIKRGNITLDEEELIIRLHNLLGNRWSLIAGRLPGRTDNEIKNYWNTTIGRKLQSSSSNSGFVSSRPSLSSFQGSPKSALEKLTIDDTLMPVEPRVSHAKAPACPKALLSPASCQDREAQAPDMVDDKDQSSDRHEDQVTTVRASDGNSNVSCNFMADFELDANFLEAFLESELATDTQQSCFVNSGLDDSHKRELPPLKSSRDSQETLAFIDPGETILSEPDLQCMASLLEDEIDGFNTTS, encoded by the exons atgGGGAGGAGCCCATGCTGTGCGAAGGAAGGAATGAACAGAGGAGCGTGGACGGCGATGGAGGACAAGATCCTGACCGATTACATCAAAGCGAACGGCGACGGCAAATGGAGAAACCTTCCCAAGAAAGCAG GTCTGAGGAGATGCGGGAAGAGTTGCAGGCTGAGGTGGTTGAATTATCTGAGGCCCGACATAAAGAGAGGGAACATCACTCTTGACGAAGAAGAGCTCATAATCCGGCTTCACAATCTCCTAGGAAACAG ATGGTCGTTGATCGCGGGGAGGCTTCCGGGACGGACGGACAACGAAATCAAGAATTACTGGAACACCACCATCGGAAGGAAACTCCAATCCAGCTCGAGCAACTCGGGCTTCGTTTCCAGTCGCCCGTCGTTGTCTTCATTCCAAGGAAGCCCCAAGTCGGCCCTCGAAAAACTGACCATTGACGACACTCTCATGCCCGTTGAGCCGCGCGTATCTCACGCCAAGGCACCGGCATGCCCGAAAGCGCTTCTCTCTCCCGCATCCTGTCAAGATAGAGAAGCACAAGCACCCGACATGGTGGACGACAAAGATCAAAGCTCTGACCGCCATGAAGATCAAGTCACGACAGTTCGGGCATCTGACGGAAATTCAAATGTTTCATGCAATTTCATGGCGGATTTCGAGCTGGACGCCAATTTCCTGGAAGCTTTCTTGGAGTCTGAACTCGCCACCGATACTCAGCAGTCGTGTTTCGTTAATAGCGGATTAGATGATAGTCACAAGAGAGAGTTGCCGCCATTGAAATCGTCACGGGACTCTCAAGAAACCTTAGCATTCATTGATCCTGGAGAGACGATCCTGAGCGAACCAGATTTGCAATGCATGGCATCTTTACTCGAGGACGAGATTGATGGCTTCAACACGACTAGCTAA